The following is a genomic window from Fusarium oxysporum Fo47 chromosome IV, complete sequence.
CACTATTTCTCCACGCCGCTTCCGcaacctcatcaacaccaacaccctTCAAACCCGCTACAACAAGCGCCACACGCTCCATATAACAACTCTCGTTCCTTTCCTTAACCAAACACTTAGGATCCCACTTATCTCTCTTCTTCGACGCTGGCAACGGTCTCGCATTCTCACAGTACCGCTTCACCACATCGCCCTTCAATTCACCCCACGGCGCATCGGTCTCTAGCTGCAGTGCGTCGAGCGGTATCTTGGATGCCATCTCCAAACTCTCCGTGCTCTGGAAGCTGAAGCCGTTGACGCTGATGCCTAACCCGAGGGAcacaagcttctccatctggCTTGTGCTGCCGACGAAGCTGTGGACTAGACCGCCGCGCGGGAGTTTCTCCATGTATGGTGAAATCATCTCGACAAAGTCGTCAAAGGCATTGCGACAGTGCAAGAAGAGTGGGAGATCCCAGCTATTCTTGACAAATAAGTCCAATTGCGCTTTGAACGCTTTCTTCTGAACATCCTTCGAAGCGTGTTGCTCCTTATCATAGTCAAGACCTAGCTCTCCAAAGGCAGCGATATGTGGAGTATCCTGTGCCAGTGCACTATTCACTTTCTgctccaactcatcaaggTGTGACTTTCCACCGGCATCAAGCTCAGAAGCATGATATGGATGTACGCCAATTGTATAGTAACACTGCGAGGGGCGAAGCTTGACGATACTTTCGTTGTGAGGTACGTCGGCGAGAGACATGCCCGTCAGCATAACCTTACTAACGCCAGCATCTTTCGCACGGTCTAGGGTGTTGATAAAGTCCGGTTCGTGATACTGCTTATCTTCGCGGTATATACCCTTAAATTCCTTCGCGGTAGCTGTAACAGCGACCTAAACTGTCAGACATGTATAGCTTTAGGGTATCGAACTTACATCTGCGTAACGAATCTCAGATGAtggagctgctggagctgctgcGGGGAAAGCACTTAGATCAATAGAAGACATGATTGCTTTGATGATATCGTCAATGTTTAATAGTATTGTCAAATGAGGGGATAATCTTTAGGTTAAGTTTGAAGGAGGAGGTGCTGGGCTTAAAGTACTTCGAAATAAAGTTCCACTCAAAGGTCATGAAGATATCATGCTGCAGCTTAAACACAGCACTAGCTACGTACGAGGAGCTTCCACGGCTTCTACGCCCAATGACAGCAGCAATCAGACTCGAACCCTAAATATCTTGGCTTTAAATTACGTCAGCCTCTCCATTATGTGGAGGTCTCCAGATGCGGAGATTCGAAGCTAGTTTGCTGTGCTGTACCTCTAGAGCTGAGCTGTCAGAAGAGGGGATTCATACGTGTCGACATGCCATGGTCACGCGAGCCAGTTTGCCTTCATCAGTTCAATGATCGGTCTGTTTCGAATAATACTGACTCCCAAAACCGCGGGCCAAACTCCCCATCGCCTCATCAGAAACAACACTCGTAGCCAAGACCATTCTTTTCCTAACcgctttttttttttgcacCCCAGATTCCCCCAAGCACACCAGGTATACCGTGCTAAACCGTGAAACCTACGCGCCGAGCAAGCCTCCGATGCTTGCATGAGCCCCAGGGCGATGCCAAACAGAGTCGCTGTGCAGCCAATCCTCCTATAAGAAGCTAAAGAAATGCGCAAAGCCAAATCCCACCAAGTAAAAAGGCTTGGTCTGACTACGAGAAAAGATTTGGAAGGAAACAGTGGGCAGAGCTTTGCAAAGACGACGTGTGATCATCACGCTAAAGCGACTTGAACATCCATGGTTAAAGACAGTGACAGACAGTCAAAAgcaaaaaaggaaaaagcaGTGAGTGACTAAAGTAAACGCAGAGGGTACAGGCAAGTAGCTTAAATGAATTGAATTGATGACAATCCACCGGGGGACCAAAGATCTCCAACGCCAATCATGATTCAGACCCAAGGAAATGGAGTGAGCGTGGTGTTGTGTTAAAATCCTGAGCTGCCATAAAACTTAAAGTCATGAACCCAAATCGAAATCAGGGTTGGGTATCACTCGTAAACTGCCGAAAAGCAGATACAACTGCTACGCAATAGCTCATGATAAGGCAAGATAACTGAGCCCAAGGAAATATAAGTGCCGGGGATTGGTCGTATAAAAGCCCCTTCGTCAACGAGTTCGTGGTCAAATTACTGCAAATGGAGTTAGAACTCCTAAATATGTCAGTACATGGAGGTCAATTGGATGAGTCACGCTTACCTGAGGAGGACCGCCAGGTCCGGGGGGTCCAGGAGGGCCAGGAGGGCCTTGGGGGCCGGGAGCAGGGCCGCCAAAGTGCTGAGGGCCATAGTTGCCAGGTCCGCCGTGGCTGGGCATGCCCATGTAgtgagggggagggggggcGGGGCGGTAGGGAGTACCAACGCCAGAGTTGTTTTGAGAACGTCCCCAGCTGAGGCGCACGCGAGAGTTGCCAATGGGGTAGCCCTGCATCTGGTTGATGGCCATCTCGGCAGCGTGGCGGTGGACGAACTGAACGAAGCCGCAGCCCTTGCCAGGAGGGATCTTGACATAGGTGATCTCACCGAAGCCCTGGAAGAAGGATCGGAGCTCGTCCTCAGTGACGTAGCCAGAAAGGCCACCAACGAAGACGGTGGTGTTGTTGGGGTCAGTGAACTGGTTCATCTGAGTGGCAGGGTTAAAACCACCATAGCCGAAGCCCTGCATGCCACCTCCATTCCAcatctgctgctgaggcaTACCGCCCATCATGGGACCGCCGTTGTGGTGTCCTTGACCACCAAAGCCGTGGTTACCACGGTTCTTGGGGGTAGCAGTAGAGATACGCATGGGTCGGTTGCCGCAGTAGACACCCtgcatctcaacaagagcaCGCTGCTGGTCGTTCTCGTCGGAGAAGCGAACGAAACCATAGCCACGGCTCTGGCCAGACATGGCGTCGGTCATGATCTTGGCAGACTTGCAAGAAGGGAATCGAGCCTGGAAGAGAGAAACCAGGACGTACTCGTTGACCTCGGGGCCAAGGTCGCCAACGAAAATGCTGTACTCGGGGCCACGATCATCCCTGAAGCATGTTACTAATGTTTCCTCTTAGCGTTTGAAGAGAGCACGTACCGTCGGTCAACGAGACCACCACCAGAAGCCCAGTTAAGCTTGAAGGAGCGCTGGCTGTTAGGAACTGGCTTTCCGTTCATGCCGAGGGCGTTGGTAGCGGCTTCAGGGGACTGGAATTCAACAAAGCAGTACCCAGCATTACCAGAGTTCTTGTCGCGGATGACCTTAACATTAACAGTTTCATGGGCCGCAGACATAAAAACACccttgatgaagttctcATCCATCCAAGGCTCGAGCTCTCCCATCCTACACTAGTCAGCACTCGCTTGTGCCATGACAGACAGCTACTACTTACCAAAGAGTGGTCTTGGGAGAATCAGGACCAGAACCGGGAGGAGGGGCAGAGCCCATGTCAGGAGCGGGAGGAGTACCGTTGGGAAAAGACATTGGGCCAGCAGGAGCTGCGTTGTTGGGGGGGACACCGGCGAAATCCATAATGCGCTTTGCAGGAGTTAACACCATGGATGAATATGAACGAGTACGAGCGAAGGAAGTACAGTCAAGCGCAAATTCGcaaaagaggaggaagaagggaGGAGATCTGTGGGAAGAACGAACCAGAGTCAAGAACCAAGCACGAGCTTTATATGTTCAAGGAAAAAGCAAGATGTTGCAGGGCTTTACAGAGCAGAGCAACAATAAAAGAAGACTATTCGTGTGTCAGCAAATTGATTTGAGCGAGCGCCAATGCGAAAGCACTGGCAGAGATGAAAGTTGTGCTGTGACAAAAAAGAAATGCATATAATGTgggggaaaagagaggatGCCGCCTCGATCAGCCCGCAGCAAATAATACAATCCACATCGAATCAGAAGCGCCGGGCCGAACAAACAGGGACGAAAGCTCCAGGTGTAGCCAGTATTGTTCCGAATCAGGATTCCGGGGCTTAGGAGAGTGAATCATAGGTCCGAGGCTCTTGAACCAGGTGGATCTTTTGGGTTCCATCTCGTGAACTCTAGCTCCGCAAACCGAACAATGGCCTGAGTGGTTTGTGACCGAGCGATAGGCTTCCGAGGCGCATCAAATGATGCACTCCCGTGACCTTCGTAGGGGCTGAGCGTCCAAAGGCGGGTGGCTTTTGAGAGGGAAATCACCGCGATAGAGCAACTTACCGTGGGTAGTAAACTCGTACACGTCGTAAAAAAAGTCGTAGAAGAGCTATCAGCAGATATTAGCAACGCTGTCGAGGGTCTCGAAGGAGCGTGAAGAAGCGAAAGGTTGATGCAAAGTCAAGAAATTATGCGATGTGGTGCGCCTGCACGTGGGAAGGTGAAGGTGAAGGTTGAAGCTCAGGCAATAGTGGCTCGTCCATGCGGCTCCTGCCTCCTCAACCAAACAACGAGCACGAACAAGTTCCTCTCGAGGGGGAAtttttctcttctcgaaAATCTTGCTTGCAAAAGGACACATAGATATTCATCAAGACCGTTCACCAACATGACAAGGTTTGCGAGATAAGTCCACGTGCTCAGATAAACCAGTCACAAAAGGCAGCGAGTGGCAACATCGGGGGAATTTGCAGAACGTACCGTCAGAGAATCGAGTACCGAAAGCACAACGAAGTCGCTATTTTTGGATCGCAAGACCTGCGAGACTGATGTGAGTGGCGCAATTCTGCAGAGCCGGATTGAATCCTCTTACCTTCACGCCGAGTCTAATCCTTAAAGAATATGAATCTGATAACCGAGAATTGGACTCCGAAAAGTATTCGTACAGATGCGAATCAAGTCTCTAAGACGCCGTCACGCCGGTACAAGCAATGAAATGCTTCTGAGGAGAGTGATGGAGATGCGAAACGCCAAATCGTCGTTCTCACGCGGGGTAAGGTGCTTTACCAAAGATTCCAAAGGAATGTAGTAAGGTAGCTGCAAACGTTCCCGAAATGAGCTGAACCTATGCCTTTGTTAGTCTTCTGCTGGTCTCCCCAATTGCCAATATCCATGTTGGTCCCGGAAGCTATGATTGGAAGTGTCGAACTGGTCCTAACATCTGTGACGTTCCCCAGGCTGGGTTGGAAATCTCCAAATTCCGGGTGCAGGTTCGTCCATCCTTATTGgtcgatgagtttgatgcaGGCCAGACACCGCTTCAACGAACGCTTCAGTTGCTAATGGAGGACCGTCCGCGGGTAAGTTATTCGTGATGCCCGGTCGCAGTATATCGGGAGAGCAGTCCTCAGACGAGAAGTGCCAACATGATACAGGTCTTTCCATTCATGGTCTTGGTTCCAAAAGACTCGGCAGCCCTCAAGATCCTCTCCCTTCAGCGTCGTGCGTTCTTCGAAAGTTCCAGGATTTCAGCATCCCTATTTCCGGTAGTGACGGGGGAGTTGTTCGAAATGACAATAGCGTTGCGCCTTAGTCACCAAGAGCTGGCGTAACTGAGCATATGAAGTCGGTAGACGGTCGACACTCGATTGTCAGGTATCGAAGGCTTGGTATGTGACGCATTGCAGGTATCGTTTCAGAAGTCGGCAAGGAGACTCGTTGCGCTGTTGACTTCTTCGGTGCTGCTTATCGATATGGTCGCTTCGCGGATGATCGGAACGGATGAACAGATGCGACGGGAGGAACCGAGTGTTGCTCAAAAGTCGAATATAGTATGGAATCTTCGAACCAAAGCACATTCGAAGATCCATGGAGCTGGTCATGTTCTCAAGTAGAAaattgtcgatggtggtggGCGCAATGCGTATGAAGCGTCGTTGAAGCTGATATCCGACCCAATCCCACAAACCTCCCTCCACCAACCACGAATACCAACAGATGTGCAAGGAATCGACAAGCAACAAGGGAATGAAAGAAAGCGAACTTACTTTTAGGCGCCAACAAAAACAACAGTAACTGTCACAGCCAATTTCCGAAACACGCGCAAGGGAAGAGCCGTGAAAACCGTGATGAGTACAAAGATGGATGAGGGGAAACAAGAAAGAGAGTCGTGGGATGAGTCGTAATGCGGGAGACAGAGAGAAAAAAGACGagcttttttttcttaacCTTGCCTTGTTTgggccttggtcttgggaaCAATCGGGGGCACGCGGGGACGAGGGTACCGGTAGGGGAAAATTGTCGACCAGGGGGTGTGGGCTGCCGTATCCGCTGACAAGGGGATCTTGGATCTTGGTGCGGGCTTGCTAAGGGTGGTACTGAAACAGCCCAATGGACGAATGACGCTGTTAAGTCACTGGGCGAGTGACGGAGCGGCTGCAGGTGCACGGAATtcagatgagatgatggtaACGGTAGCGTGGACCTGGGCAAGCAGGCGCAGTAACGGACACTCCGTAACACAACAAAGCGTTCAAGACGATTGCACAAGGGACAGAGACGAGAAGACGATCAAGCGGTTGCTTTAGAAGAAGATAAGTTTACGCAAGAAGTTTAAGATGGGGGGATGAAAggtctcaacaacatcttAACAGAGGAGGGGAAGAGGCCGGGAAGAGGGCTTTTGGAGAAGCAGACGCACAACATCGAATTACATTTCCATTGGGAGTCAAGAGCCCAGAAGAGACTCACTACGAAGTGGTGGGAGCCAGTAAAGGTGGGTGTGGCTTGAGAAAATGTGTGTGTCGCGATGTGGAGAGACTGGAAGGGATGGAAGGGAGGAGAacgagaaggacaaggacaaaaCCTGTGGGCCTTGCCCTAGCTGCTCTTACACACAGTATCGACAATTTAGTTCGGCAACTTCGCGATCATTGTGATACATACAATCACTGGACTAGCTacggcgatggcgatggtcAAAGTGGTTCGAAACAATGCAAAGCTCGAGCTCGAGCCTTCTACTCGAAAACTCGAGGCTGTAATGGCATTGTTTGGGGCCCTTGTTGTTTCGCTTGAGCTGGATACGTACTTTTGGGACGAGCAAACTCAGCCATGTTTGGGCTTGGGTACCTGTCGTGCTGAAAAGCATTGTGTGGCTCTCCGCAACCAGGGCTACCCTTGACGGCTGGCGTGGCGCTATCTCAGTGCCTAGTGCCTAAAGCGACACAGCTGGGCACCGTTTGGACTGGAAGCTGGACAGTGAACAGTGGACTCTGAGCGCTGGGCGCTGGAAGCAGGACGGAGCTTGCGAGATGAACGAACACAACCCCTGTGAAAACAGCCCTGCCGAAGTGGATCATGAAATCATAGGGCATGAGGGTCGATGGCCTGGAAAGTAGCCCGATCTATCAAGCTGCACTGTAAGGACAGCCGGCGATAGACGACCAACGGAGAGCTGAGTGCAGGGAAGGTGAAAAGATCATTGTTGATCATCGTGTTGTTCGTTGGATGGAAATGCTGGGGGCAATTGAGCATGGCACTGAATTCATGCAAATGGCCTGTCAACTGAGGTTGAACAAGCGTGAAAATGGAATGAAGGGAGAGCCCAGGGCCTCGCTTGTTGGTTTCACCGCGCAAAAGCATTACAACTTCTTGTTGCGGATGAAGCGCGAGCAATTCACGAATGCATGGCTCACTCAGATCAGCGACAATGTTTCAACATCTCATTTATCTGAATATCTCCGGCCATCGTATGGTGATCACCAGCCGTAGGGTTTAAGATTGCTATCGCGACAAGTAACCCCAGAATCCGTTGCTTGCATCATTTGCAAGGCTCGGTGTCGAATGCTCGTCATAGCGACGTGCTACAGGCGAGCTCAGAATAGCAACGCCGAGACAACCCATGCCACAAGGCCTTAGAACTTATCCATTCGTGGGCAGAAGACCTGAGCGTGAGCAATCGCAACTTGATCTTGTTCAGGCATCTTTGCTTTTGACAACAGATAGGGCGGCATCATCAGACAACGCCCGTTCCTCGAGCATCAGGTCATTTCGAGATATCACAACCAGTAGTGATCATACACTCAATAGCTGGCCACTTCAACGTCGCCTTCGCACAATCGAGTGCTCATGACTGTTGACTTTCCAGTAACAAAACAGGACCCTCAAAGCCTTCCAACTCAATTGCATGCCGCTTATGCATGGACCTCAGAATTGAGGCTATCTATCCCTGGGTAACAAACTCTCCCTGAGAAGTGTTAACTCAAACCTAAAGTGTGGCGCACTCCAAAACCCATGTCGAAATGCCCTGTTCTAAGCAAGATCTCGGTCTCCTCTCGCGCCAAGACAGGAAAGCCCTTCTAGACCGCACCAGGGTTGAGCCATCTTGGTAATGGCGGGCGTTGCCCTTATCTCGGGGGTAGATGCCAGAACAGCAAAGTTGTCTCGTAAATCAGGCAATATTTTGATTTGCGTATCGTGAATCATAGCACTGTATTGAAACAACTTCGTGCCGAGGTCACCTCATGGAACCATCTGTACTGAAAGCGTGCCACTACAGCACGCCGTCATTATTGCTAACTAAACAGCTCGACAAATGGGAGGTTTTTCCAGGCCTCCGGGAATCGCTGCTAGTGGATCCTTTGCACACCAAAGATTGTTTCTGACACCACCATGCGGCATCACTGTACAAGACAAAGCATCTTttgaccttgatgatgacTGGTGAACTTGCGAGCACTAGTTTGTCCAATCAGGTTGAAGATTTCACTCTTGCAAGACAGTGCATCATGGTCGTTATTGACAGACTGGCCTTATCCCCTGTCAGACTCTTCTTTGGTGGTATTGAAGGTTGACTACGGCTTACAGTACGTTGCTTGAGCTCATAGGACTCTGACTCGAAATCTGCAAACATCTTCAGATGGCATGCCTATGCATATTGGTTTCGCGAATTTCTACGCTTCTGGTTCCTCCCTTTAGCCGCATTCATCAATTTTGGGACCAGGGGCCTGGTTGCTACTTGCAGATCGTTCAATCCCACCTTGCGACCCTCGTGGGAAACCCAGCAGTGGACTGGACTGGTGACGCAAATTGCGGCTTAGAAAACCGATGGTCCTGAATAGTTCTCCGCTAACTGTGCTGCAGCTCTGCCCTGGACAAGACTGAATCGTAAACATCTGAGCATCGCAAAATTTTACTGGCTCTTGGTCAGTAGCTTGGAGCGGCAGAGTTGTTACTGAATGTTCATGACACAAGACTGGCATCATCATATCACATCTGACTAGCAGCGCGCTACGCTGCGGTTGCGTTGCGATCTCGCGACAGCCGGCGTGCCAATATCGCTGCGGGGCCTTGAGTCTTCCGTGCCACGCTGCCATCCTTGTCCTTTTCCACATTTTATCGGCAATATGTTGGACACATTCTGCCAATGATGTCTAATTTTTCAACTTGGCAAGATAGAATAAAACTGCTCTcaacatgatgatggtttCGGCATTTGCTCTGTTCCGCGTTTACTGATACATAGCAATTATAAACTGAAACAGGACCTACCTTGCATTCCAGCTCAGCGTTACAAAAAGTGCCATGTATGTATCATTCGTCGACGACTTTGGCCTCCGTCACACGGCGAAGCATTTTTCGGCAGTGGATCCTCCACAATACCGACGGTTCCGGCCGTTTCCCAACGCCGATCCGGCCGGAGAGCTTGATAGCCAACGGTCACAAACCACGCGCGTTTCTTGTGTCGCTTGAACATTCTGCTTTTGTTTCGGTTTAACGAGTTTGTTGACGGGTTGGGCTTGATTGGGGGGACTATGTAACGTTGGGCAAttgcctttttctttttttttttttttttttttgctggTTGTACGGCATTATGAGTGCTGAGGTAAGATTTGAGGGGGTTGCGATGTTTGCCAAGATTGAAAGCGAGGGCAGCTCTCAGGGTTCAGGAGATGAGGAACAGGCATACCTTCGTATTATGACAGTCAGTCTAGCCTTGTGATAATACGCCCGAGCTTATCGTGATATGCCATGTATGGTCTTTCTGAACAAACATGTATCGCGGTCAGCCTAACCCTCACAATAATACTGCTAAGCTCATGACGATTTGGTGTATCTCTTAATCAAAGGCtagtaaaaaagataatGATCTAAACGCTGGATCCTCTAGAAAGCTTCGCCCCTCTCTTACTCCATCTCAACGAGGATATCCCTAAGCACCCGCTGTACCTCCAAAGACCTCTCGGCTTCCAGGGCTTTGCTCACCATCGTCTTCAACTGCGCAGCGTCAGGACCCCCAGTCGGTCCAAATACTCCCTTGCTCTTTGCCTTGAACAATGCACCAACAGCCTTAGCCCTCATGATTCTCTGTGGTTCAGTGCCGGTGTCAACCAAGTCAACGTCCAGACTCAGTAGATAAGTAAGCGCCACGGCATTTTCgtctgatgttgatgagagtGTGGCATCGTTCATAAGATCGCGTACGCACTCGTACCATACTTGGCGCTTGATGGTAGCAAAGTTCGGGCTTGAAAGGAAAGGTTTGAGAATATTGATGATCTTTGtcagaatggcaagatcAGTGTGGCTGTGTCCACGAGCAACAGCCTCTAAGCCATTAGAGGCCGTCTTTTCTGCAAGCTGCTCCTTCGCGACTTGATCCTTAGAGTCGATATCCATTTTATCTCCATTCTCGGTCTCGTCGTCTCCCTTAAGCTCTTCGAGATACGGCGTAACGATCTCCgcaatctcatcaagcatATCGAGATCATCACGAGCCTTTGCAAACTCCCATAGACAGCGGAAAGCGTGCACACGGTATTCGTCGTTGTTTCGCTTGGCTTCTCGAAGCGcaatcttcttcatctgcgCCGCGATCTTCGAGTCTGACTTCCACAAGCTGTGTCCCTTCTCGACGAATTTAGGGTATGATTCAAGGAGTTTCTCTTTGCCAGCGAATGTCTTCAGGGCCAATGTCTTCTCGAAAACAGGCCagatcttgttgagattggcGTCGCTGATTTGGCCACTGACATCACTTGCACTTGCAACATCAGACACCATAGCTGCAACAGTGAAAGCTCCACCGTGTCGAAGTGCCCATTGTGCTGTATCCAAACACCTCTCCACGAGTGCTACGATCTCGGGTACGTAACGAACAACAGTGCGACTGCTTCCAGCGTGCTGCTCCCATACCTCCTTGAATACTTTGCTGGTATACTCATCTGTATCATGAGAGCCCAGGTAGGAGAAAGGAAGCAATTGTGTCTCAAGAGCAGTGAAGTGATCCGGTGAGATCTTAGCTAGTGCCACAATCACGTCCGCAGTCTTTTGACGACGTgactcctcctctgcttcgAAGTACATATCAATGAACTTCTTACAGAATCGGTTCTTGGCCGAATCCGAGGCAGCTCTCAACATATATGCGGTAGCTCGAGCATACGCCTGGCTGACCTCGTCGTTCTTGTCCATTGTTTGCTTCTCCATCAATTGAAGGAACTTATTGCTCACTCCTTTAATGTCATTTGTATGGCGTGTGAATAGGGTCGTCAATACACGACTGCATCCTATCTTGGTCGGCATGCCAATAGCAGTTTTGATAGTAGCCTCTAGTTTGGGTGCCAACTCGGCCATAACATCCGCGTCCACAAAACGAAGTGAGTTGTCAATTGCCTCAGAAATTGGAGATCGGTTCACCATTTGTGATCGAATCTTATCAATCTGGTCTCGGCTGTCCTCGCCAGCTCTCTGGTAATGCCAGTTGATCTGCTCGGGCTCGATAGAGCTCAGCAAACCAAGGAGCTGAGGCACCATCTCCGGAATAAATGGTCGGAGAGCCTTTCCACCCTTCTTAGTGAGCTCGATGACGGTAATAGCAGCAAAGGCTTGAACTTCTTTGACAGAACTTTCGATACCTTTGTCAGACAGAAGGAAGGGAAGAGCTTCTTTCATCATAGATTGAGCAGCAGATCCACTGGTTCCCTCCTCGAGTTGTCGAACAAGAGTGTTGGACAAAGTTCTGCAAAGCTTGAAGGCAGCCTCTCGCACAGAACCTTTgacatcatcaagaaccttcAATGCTGATGTCCAAATATCGCGATATCGCTTCTCATACTTGTTGAATGGTTGGCCCTGGATGAGCTCCGAGATAGCAGCACAGCTTGCTTCTCGCATGCGCCACTCTCGCCCCAAGATACTTTTGAGCAAGTCATCCAAGATCGCATCAAAGTGAGTACTGAGAATTGCGCCCGAGTCTTTGACAAGTGCCTTCCAAATATCGTCCATGGATCGCTGCACGTTTTGATTGGGGTCAAATCGGTAACGGTAGAGCTTGGGATACAGCTTAGGGTCAACTTCAGACTCTGAAAGAATGTTGCTAAGTCCAAATCGACCGAAGGCGGATCGAGTCGACCAAGTAGCAGCATTCGCAGCAAGTGACATGAACTTGTAAACAAGCCTTTGATCACCAACTTCATTGGCCAGATTCACAATGTCCTTGTATGAAGTTATGGAGCTGCCCTCTCCAGTTGGCAGAGCACCAGGCTCGAACAACTCTGTTTCTTGGTCCACCTTGAGCTGGGTGCTATTGCCGGTGAAAGCAGACACCAGATCCTTGACAAGGGCGCTCTTGAGATCAGAATCGCCACGCTCGTAGACCAGAGACAACCCGCGCGAGGCGGTCTCTTGTACAAGCTCGTCGCGTGCGCTAAGAAGTCTCATGAATGCAGCTTGAGTCTCTCGGAGCCTTGACTGAACCTCTTCCAGGTGTGAACAATATTGAACGATGCAGAAAAGCCAGATGCCGGACGCCTTCAGCAGTGATGGCTTCGTGGCCTTGCAGTCCGCGAAGATCTTGTTCAGAACAGCTGTAAGAAGCGGGCCACGGGATCCATTACGCTTCTGAAGACAACCGCGGGACTCGACATCCAGGGTCAGCTTTACATAATCGGATTCCCATCGTGCCAGAGTTGCGGTGATAGCATCTCCCACAGTGAATTGCACCTCAACTTGCTTGATCTCATGTAGGGCGAAAATCTCCTTGAGGATATTACCCAGGATTCCATGCGACCATCCATCTTCACTCTCATTCGCGGCTTCTCCACTTTCACTCAGCCCGGCAGCCAGTCTTCCCAGAGCAAGAATTGCCTTCTCGTTGCCCTTCTTTGCTGAGGCGACGAGCTTGCTGATAACCTTTTCCAGGGAGTGATCGCCTTCACGTTCTGGGATAGCGAGTCCGGCGGTCCAAAGTTGAGCAAAGGCCTCCAGAGCTGTATCATGAAGCGACGACACAACGTTCTCGCCGGTGATAAACTGAATGGGATAGTGAACATCGTCGGGAATGGGT
Proteins encoded in this region:
- a CDS encoding proteasome stabiliser-domain-containing protein, which translates into the protein MATASTKERELQLLDTVELKILNVANKEQKLHELLQRYLPPVILKAASEHAQVRAKVVQIFSKLKTFIQPPEVILPVGALLDQYKSSDSPLVKQLDISGIQHSIERLDDYERRQLIPKALSGFAKDQGVARAGPFFNIILRLLLDARIPPRGSKDDTDYREAIGLSDEADAKFLASMISVFLRLRNPTQTQNWTTANPTLTKSELESLAVESPESQKVFERMSELKLKLVALLASGAFTDEEKFLPALYAASSFDNRLVSAAEEVLKRSSVSMEDEALVKRLFHAHSILPPTYRTRILNMLSKSSISATMSDDIMAVVKLNFSTQDQASSGLAQNLLPKSALEQTKLHTATFQYLAWVARVGPSQEGFDIAVPLVHELSVFIEGQGWPVPQRTSHDDIALRSKAYETIGVLARSANMPIARRLQLAGWLFKSLSEDTTADAVVNIDGALSSLTTNIPAMTGSESQELKTMLLTFMSLADEPPAVRSTRHAVVKWANQCLAFSDVLARWIDILAVGAYEGERSDVIEQGHKGLDPWTYHAHAETSLELPDWKEMIIMFFGSEIIPESITEAATTPLPDVTEKSHSVFENFQGSRIAAFPVALRYCKHIMFLKALEDFEVEPDWMQTLDARVKTDIKTREKILAYLHTIDSGFIIFYLKACLDGAYLKDSPITEECIRCFVDVASLSPGGALGFLTEFSDGLFQLIKSNNKEIRSLTARALGILVSHLANDPSVIDNCRKTLSTLFENAEKLVGPELNAAEGGLLAYSYVCSRSVYYGQPIPDDVHYPIQFITGENVVSSLHDTALEAFAQLWTAGLAIPEREGDHSLEKVISKLVASAKKGNEKAILALGRLAAGLSESGEAANESEDGWSHGILGNILKEIFALHEIKQVEVQFTVGDAITATLARWESDYVKLTLDVESRGCLQKRNGSRGPLLTAVLNKIFADCKATKPSLLKASGIWLFCIVQYCSHLEEVQSRLRETQAAFMRLLSARDELVQETASRGLSLVYERGDSDLKSALVKDLVSAFTGNSTQLKVDQETELFEPGALPTGEGSSITSYKDIVNLANEVGDQRLVYKFMSLAANAATWSTRSAFGRFGLSNILSESEVDPKLYPKLYRYRFDPNQNVQRSMDDIWKALVKDSGAILSTHFDAILDDLLKSILGREWRMREASCAAISELIQGQPFNKYEKRYRDIWTSALKVLDDVKGSVREAAFKLCRTLSNTLVRQLEEGTSGSAAQSMMKEALPFLLSDKGIESSVKEVQAFAAITVIELTKKGGKALRPFIPEMVPQLLGLLSSIEPEQINWHYQRAGEDSRDQIDKIRSQMVNRSPISEAIDNSLRFVDADVMAELAPKLEATIKTAIGMPTKIGCSRVLTTLFTRHTNDIKGVSNKFLQLMEKQTMDKNDEVSQAYARATAYMLRAASDSAKNRFCKKFIDMYFEAEEESRRQKTADVIVALAKISPDHFTALETQLLPFSYLGSHDTDEYTSKVFKEVWEQHAGSSRTVVRYVPEIVALVERCLDTAQWALRHGGAFTVAAMVSDVASASDVSGQISDANLNKIWPVFEKTLALKTFAGKEKLLESYPKFVEKGHSLWKSDSKIAAQMKKIALREAKRNNDEYRVHAFRCLWEFAKARDDLDMLDEIAEIVTPYLEELKGDDETENGDKMDIDSKDQVAKEQLAEKTASNGLEAVARGHSHTDLAILTKIINILKPFLSSPNFATIKRQVWYECVRDLMNDATLSSTSDENAVALTYLLSLDVDLVDTGTEPQRIMRAKAVGALFKAKSKGVFGPTGGPDAAQLKTMVSKALEAERSLEVQRVLRDILVEME